TATCAATATTAAATAATATAAAAATTCCAGTGGTGAAATAAATGAAAAGAAATAGGGTACTATATATCAGCCTTCTTATTTTAGCATTTGTTTTTGTATATTTTCATGGTGGCAGAATACCATATATGTTATTTTACACGGTTATTGCTCTTCCTATTGTATCATTTGTTCATATATTTACCGGTTATTTTGTGTTTAAGTATAATCAAAACATTGATACCAGTACAATTGTTAAGGGTGCCAAAGTAACCTTAAGTCTTTGTATTGTAAACAGAGGATTGTTTATTCTTCCCTATGTAAAAATTAGATTTTATAATGGGGGAGGTGCATTAATACCCGAACCCAGTATAAAAAATCTATTTATACACCCCTTTAGCAAGAGAGAATTGTGTTTTGAACATCGGTTCAAATATAGAGGTGCTTTTGATGTAGGCGTAAGTGATATAGAAATACAAGACTTCCTTGGTATTTTTAAATTTGTAAGAAGAAATAAACGACCTTTGAAAGTAACTGTTTTACCAAGGGTTGTAGATATTGATAGTATTGGTATAAATATTCAAGACTTACCTGACCAAATATCAAATTCAGGTAATTTTTATGAAGATGTTTCTGTTATTGATGAGATCAACAAATACAATTATGGGGATAGTTTAAGAAAAGTACATTGGAAACTTACTGCCAAAGTTAATGAATTAATGGTTAAAAAATATGAAAGTACTTTTGGAGCAAATGCAATATTTATTGTTGATTTAACAAGGGTTGTTTCTGATCCAGCTAAGAATGCTTTTATTGAGGACAAACACATAGAGGCTGTTGTTTCTGCTTTAAGGTGTACTTTGAAAAATGGTGCAAATGTGAGATTTATCTATTATGACGGGGCGTTTTTAAGTTATGATTGCAATAATCTTGTAGATTTTGAAAATATCTATCAAGCTTTTGGAAAAGTTACCTTTAATCAGGAAATTAGCTATAAAGATATTATTTATAGTCAGGTAAATAACAGTGGGAGTAAGCCTGATATTTTTCTTTCTACCTCAATCGTGGATCAAGACCTTTATGAGACCATATGCAGGATAATGTCAAGTGGATATCATATAAGTCTGATCTATGTATCACCTGAAAAAATTACAGGAGAAAAAAAACTGGGTGTTGAACAAATACTATCTGAATTATCAGGAGCAGGTATAAAAGTTTATAACATAAATATAGGTGATAATCTAAAGGACATTTTTAATGACAGAGGGGAGTAGACAGTGAAGGCATTTAAAAACAGTTTTATTGACTATAGTGTAAATTTATTAATAATGGTTTTTTTAAGTTTTAGTTTTGTTTTTGCAAATACAGCTACCTTAAATATGACTTATGGCATAAAAGATGTGTTTATCTTTGTAGGCATATCATCTATTCTATGTACAATTGTGTTTTGGAACAAAATATCATTAATAATTACTGTGATTTCTTCAATTCTTGTTGTAATAGGTGGTTTTATTTACTTTCTTAATAAACCGATAGCCTTTGAAGAGACTTATAGTAAGATAGAACCTATGTTTCTATGGGCTATAAATTATATTAATGGAGTAGTACCCCTTAATCTTGAATATGAAAAATATTTATTAGTGGTTTTAAGTATTACTATATCTATAGTTGTATATCTGTTTTCTGTAAAAAGATTTAATTTCTATGTTTTATTAATTGGTGGGCTTACTCTTTTCTCAGTACAATGGATTTTTGATTCTTTTGTAAGCTATCTTTCATTTTATACTTTTGTTTTTTTGATTTTAATTTGTTATTTTAAACATATTTATATAAAAAATACCAATGTTAGTGAAAGAAATTCATACACAGCCCCTGTTGCCTTTTTACTTTTCTCCATACCTATTTGTGGGCTAGTATTCTTACTTGCTTATCTGATGCCGTCAAGTGATGCACCTCTTGATTGGAGTTGGATGGATTCTACAATAGAATCGGCCCAAAACTATGTTCAAACAAGACTTCGTATGTC
The nucleotide sequence above comes from Natranaerovirga pectinivora. Encoded proteins:
- a CDS encoding DUF58 domain-containing protein produces the protein MKRNRVLYISLLILAFVFVYFHGGRIPYMLFYTVIALPIVSFVHIFTGYFVFKYNQNIDTSTIVKGAKVTLSLCIVNRGLFILPYVKIRFYNGGGALIPEPSIKNLFIHPFSKRELCFEHRFKYRGAFDVGVSDIEIQDFLGIFKFVRRNKRPLKVTVLPRVVDIDSIGINIQDLPDQISNSGNFYEDVSVIDEINKYNYGDSLRKVHWKLTAKVNELMVKKYESTFGANAIFIVDLTRVVSDPAKNAFIEDKHIEAVVSALRCTLKNGANVRFIYYDGAFLSYDCNNLVDFENIYQAFGKVTFNQEISYKDIIYSQVNNSGSKPDIFLSTSIVDQDLYETICRIMSSGYHISLIYVSPEKITGEKKLGVEQILSELSGAGIKVYNINIGDNLKDIFNDRGE